One stretch of Planctomycetota bacterium DNA includes these proteins:
- a CDS encoding aminodeoxychorismate/anthranilate synthase component II: MILLIDNYDSFTWNLVQRLGEVAPALPVEVHRNDRIDCAMIARLAPSHLVISPGPCTPDEAGISCDAVRRFAGRMPILGVCLGHQAIGQVFGGRIVRAGRLMHGKVDRIEHAGRGLFAGLASPIEATRYHSLVIDPPSLPRDFEVDAWSTAPDGAREIMAIRHRSLPVYGVQFHPESFLTPSGHDILRGFLATAGAVPGVTPA, from the coding sequence GTGATCCTGCTCATCGACAACTACGACTCGTTCACCTGGAACCTCGTCCAGCGGCTCGGTGAGGTTGCCCCGGCGCTGCCGGTCGAGGTCCACCGCAACGATCGGATCGACTGCGCGATGATCGCCCGGCTCGCCCCGAGCCATCTGGTGATCTCGCCGGGGCCGTGCACGCCCGACGAGGCGGGAATCTCCTGCGACGCGGTCCGCCGGTTCGCAGGGAGGATGCCGATCCTCGGCGTCTGCCTCGGTCACCAGGCGATCGGGCAGGTGTTCGGTGGGCGGATCGTCCGCGCCGGCCGGCTGATGCACGGCAAGGTCGATCGCATCGAGCACGCCGGCCGCGGGCTGTTCGCCGGTCTCGCCAGCCCGATCGAGGCGACGCGTTACCACAGCCTGGTGATCGATCCTCCGTCGCTCCCCCGCGACTTCGAGGTCGACGCCTGGTCGACGGCGCCCGACGGCGCGCGGGAGATCATGGCGATCCGCCACCGTTCGCTGCCGGTGTACGGCGTCCAGTTCCACCCCGAGAGCTTCCTCACGCCCTCCGGCCACGACATCCTCCGCGGGTTTCTCGCCACCGCGGGTGCCGTGCCGGGCGTAACGCCGGCCTGA
- a CDS encoding antibiotic biosynthesis monooxygenase: MRCLTVVLTVRDAADEPQVRTLLGEALRASRTEPGCLRFDVYQSETEPRRFTLVEHWESDAALDAHRCGKAYTTIYKPRIMPLVDRDGHPSTLLD, from the coding sequence GTGCGCTGCCTCACCGTCGTGCTCACCGTCCGCGACGCCGCCGACGAGCCCCAGGTCCGCACGCTGCTCGGCGAGGCACTGCGGGCAAGCCGCACCGAGCCGGGGTGCCTGCGGTTCGACGTCTACCAGTCGGAGACGGAGCCGCGCCGGTTCACGCTCGTCGAGCACTGGGAATCGGACGCCGCCCTCGACGCCCACCGCTGTGGGAAAGCCTACACGACGATCTACAAGCCCCGGATCATGCCGCTGGTCGACCGCGACGGCCATCCGTCGACGCTCCTCGACTGA
- a CDS encoding class I SAM-dependent methyltransferase encodes MTSHAPSRETVLDHNARAWDRLAIGGAALARPAVDEAFADPAAWLASGAGGRRWLPESLAGLEVLCLAAGGGKHGPLYAAAGARVTVVDLSPAMLELDRQVARERRVALDLVATSMDDLGMFRAGRFDLVVHPVSTCYLPDVTRLFTAIARVTRPGGRYVSQHKSPASLQAGLRPGSGGLYELTQPLDSPAALPAAEPSRLREPGTLEFAHSLDALLGGICRAGFVIEDVHEPAHADAAAPPGAFGHRAGYLPPYLRILARRGGSAGGIVVA; translated from the coding sequence ATGACGAGCCACGCCCCCTCGCGCGAGACCGTCCTCGACCACAACGCGCGGGCCTGGGATCGGCTCGCGATCGGCGGCGCGGCCTTGGCCAGGCCCGCGGTCGACGAGGCGTTCGCCGACCCGGCGGCGTGGCTGGCCAGCGGCGCCGGCGGTCGCCGCTGGCTGCCGGAATCGCTCGCCGGTCTCGAGGTCCTCTGCCTGGCGGCGGGAGGGGGCAAACACGGTCCGCTGTACGCGGCGGCCGGCGCCCGGGTGACGGTCGTCGATCTGTCGCCGGCGATGCTCGAACTCGACCGCCAGGTCGCGCGGGAGCGGCGCGTCGCGCTCGATCTGGTGGCGACGTCGATGGACGACCTGGGCATGTTCCGCGCCGGGCGCTTCGATCTGGTGGTCCACCCGGTGAGCACCTGCTATCTCCCCGACGTGACGCGGCTGTTCACGGCGATTGCCAGGGTGACGCGCCCGGGGGGGCGCTACGTCAGCCAGCACAAGTCCCCGGCGAGCCTGCAGGCGGGGCTGCGCCCCGGCAGCGGCGGGCTTTACGAGCTTACCCAGCCGCTCGATTCGCCCGCCGCACTGCCCGCCGCCGAGCCGTCGCGTCTCCGCGAACCGGGGACGCTCGAGTTCGCCCATTCCCTCGACGCCCTGCTCGGCGGCATCTGCCGGGCCGGGTTCGTCATCGAAGATGTCCACGAGCCCGCCCATGCCGATGCCGCGGCACCGCCGGGCGCGTTCGGCCACCGGGCGGGCTATCTGCCCCCCTACCTCCGCATCCTCGCCCGCCGTGGCGGATCCGCCGGCGGTATCGTCGTCGCGTGA
- a CDS encoding PEP-CTERM sorting domain-containing protein, with the protein MHDREEAMTISVRGVIGVGVLAIVLGSGTGLLRAASVTVDDFSDIGFWAGTGAHEAALVLQFPTVAGGTTLEPAAVAWGYRWDGVATFESLLFALAGHIVGGPAAVAGSDPRLAIDVSYFGAELGYFVNEIAYDQTGLGTGWSPGVRTIGPYDPDTGEYPAQYQRDDSGGVWTTAPFDLSAAGISTTLLIPGGWYAFVQADGSAATLSLSQPVSPVPEPSAIALAGGGAIAAWAVAARRRKRG; encoded by the coding sequence ATGCACGACAGGGAGGAAGCGATGACGATATCGGTTCGCGGGGTGATCGGCGTCGGCGTGCTGGCGATCGTGCTCGGCAGCGGGACGGGCCTGCTGCGGGCGGCCTCCGTCACCGTCGACGATTTCTCCGACATCGGTTTCTGGGCCGGCACCGGCGCCCACGAGGCTGCGCTCGTGCTTCAGTTCCCGACCGTCGCCGGCGGCACGACCCTCGAGCCGGCAGCGGTCGCCTGGGGTTACCGTTGGGACGGTGTCGCGACGTTCGAGTCGCTTTTGTTCGCTCTCGCCGGCCACATCGTCGGCGGGCCGGCCGCCGTGGCAGGTTCCGACCCACGGCTGGCGATCGACGTCAGCTACTTCGGCGCCGAGTTGGGTTACTTCGTCAACGAGATCGCCTACGACCAGACCGGCCTCGGGACCGGATGGTCGCCCGGCGTGCGGACCATCGGTCCCTACGATCCCGACACCGGCGAGTACCCGGCGCAGTACCAGCGCGACGACTCGGGTGGCGTCTGGACAACGGCACCATTCGACCTGTCGGCGGCGGGCATCTCCACCACGTTGCTGATTCCGGGGGGCTGGTACGCCTTCGTCCAGGCCGACGGCAGCGCCGCCACGCTGAGCCTGTCGCAGCCGGTGTCCCCCGTCCCTGAGCCGTCGGCGATCGCCTTGGCCGGCGGTGGTGCCATCGCCGCCTGGGCCGTAGCCGCCCGGCGGCGGAAACGAGGATGA
- a CDS encoding DUF1559 domain-containing protein, whose protein sequence is MDPFVPRGWRRSAPRPTRAGMTLVEVLVVVAIVGLLVGLLLPAVQGAREAGRRTACANNLRGLGQAVAVHESARKRFPLGCLECSTKAPRRQLAWNVFILPYVEEPGAAAAFDVGRSYRAAENLRAAATVVPLFLCPSTARTRRTGPTTGDRNGNGRWDPGDGLAYTDYGGMYGVAYPVARPLPEHAGMMQYERSTAAADVADGLAHTVVVAECTGRDGALQSEWANGQNIFDQWWNNPINASQNNEIWSDHPTAAGVVFGDGHVEFVAESIEQTVLLALLTRAAGD, encoded by the coding sequence ATGGATCCGTTCGTGCCGCGCGGGTGGCGACGGTCCGCCCCGCGCCCGACACGCGCGGGCATGACGCTCGTCGAGGTCCTTGTCGTCGTCGCGATCGTCGGGCTCCTCGTCGGCCTGCTCCTGCCGGCGGTGCAGGGCGCGCGCGAGGCGGGGCGGCGGACGGCCTGCGCCAACAATCTCCGCGGTCTCGGCCAGGCCGTCGCGGTGCACGAGTCGGCTCGCAAGCGCTTCCCGCTCGGCTGCCTGGAGTGCTCGACCAAGGCGCCGCGGAGGCAGCTCGCCTGGAACGTGTTCATCCTCCCGTATGTCGAGGAACCGGGCGCCGCCGCGGCATTCGACGTCGGTCGTTCCTACCGCGCCGCCGAGAACCTCCGCGCGGCGGCGACGGTGGTGCCGTTGTTCCTCTGCCCGAGCACCGCGCGCACTCGCCGTACCGGTCCGACCACCGGGGACCGCAACGGCAATGGCCGCTGGGATCCGGGCGACGGGCTCGCCTACACCGACTACGGCGGGATGTACGGTGTCGCCTATCCGGTGGCCCGGCCGTTGCCGGAACATGCCGGGATGATGCAGTACGAGCGCTCCACCGCCGCCGCCGACGTGGCCGACGGCCTCGCGCACACGGTGGTGGTCGCGGAATGCACGGGACGCGACGGGGCGCTCCAGTCGGAGTGGGCCAACGGGCAGAACATCTTCGACCAGTGGTGGAACAACCCGATCAACGCCAGCCAGAACAACGAGATCTGGAGCGACCATCCCACGGCGGCCGGGGTGGTGTTCGGCGACGGACACGTGGAGTTCGTCGCCGAATCGATCGAGCAGACGGTGCTGCTCGCCCTGCTGACCCGCGCGGCCGGGGATTGA
- a CDS encoding amino acid ABC transporter ATP-binding protein: protein MIEVENLSAERSRQPVLRDVSLSVAPGAVTVLVGPSGGGKSTLLRCLTGLAEFSAGSVLIAGHRLDAGPQPVATLQAVRRDVGMVFQQFNLFPHLTALDNVMLAPRVVLGLLPAVARRRATDLLVRVGLEEHAGKHPSQLSGGQQQRVAIARALAMQPKVMLFDEPTSSLDPAMTGEVLAVVAELARSGQTMVIVTHDHGFARRAATEVVQLAAGRVVARGAAGDLL from the coding sequence GTGATCGAAGTCGAAAACCTCTCCGCCGAGCGGTCGCGCCAGCCCGTCCTTCGCGACGTCAGCCTGTCGGTCGCGCCGGGAGCGGTGACGGTCCTGGTGGGACCGTCCGGTGGGGGCAAGAGCACGCTGCTGCGTTGCCTCACCGGGCTGGCCGAGTTCAGCGCGGGATCGGTGCTGATCGCGGGCCACCGGCTCGACGCCGGTCCCCAGCCGGTCGCCACCCTCCAGGCCGTGCGCCGTGACGTGGGGATGGTATTCCAGCAGTTCAACCTGTTTCCCCACCTCACCGCGCTCGACAACGTGATGCTCGCCCCCCGGGTGGTGCTGGGCCTTCTCCCGGCCGTCGCCCGGCGCCGGGCCACCGACCTGCTCGTGCGGGTCGGCCTCGAGGAGCATGCCGGCAAGCACCCATCCCAGCTCTCCGGTGGCCAACAACAGCGCGTGGCGATCGCGCGAGCGCTGGCGATGCAGCCGAAGGTGATGCTGTTCGACGAGCCGACCAGCTCCCTCGACCCGGCGATGACCGGCGAGGTGCTCGCGGTGGTCGCCGAGCTCGCCCGGTCGGGGCAGACGATGGTGATCGTCACCCACGACCACGGTTTCGCGCGCCGGGCCGCGACCGAGGTGGTGCAGCTCGCAGCGGGGCGCGTCGTCGCGCGCGGGGCGGCCGGCGACCTGCTCTGA
- a CDS encoding ABC transporter permease subunit (The N-terminal region of this protein, as described by TIGR01726, is a three transmembrane segment that identifies a subfamily of ABC transporter permease subunits, which specificities that include histidine, arginine, glutamine, glutamate, L-cystine (sic), the opines (in Agrobacterium) octopine and nopaline, etc.), which yields MRHAGRGTRRTRGGTGAAAEQGTMSAAARWRMSAGLALAVVACAGGAVAAELDEVRRRGELVWAADQEGGGPHVFPAADDPRRLTGFEVELAGMIAERLGVKARFQQGAWDRLPLLLGGVADCVINGIESTPVRRRDYGCSRPYFAYALQIVARRDGALLTPEMLVAPGPRGPWQVGVLSASAAETEMRGRDPAAVFVRSFEGTLDSLEQVRGGVLDAAVLDDCIFTFYADRFPDLRMVGRPFNGGVYTVLTARDTPALGAAIDEALGTLVADGSLEALYDRWHLGGRQQMLLIRDSADVAPAAVPEFRDLLRRVVPTLLQGAGMTILLAVVSFPLAIVVGLMVAICRQYGPRWLDRTLSVYVEILRGTPLMLQLYAIFFLLPRVPWIGVQLPPLVSAVLGLALNYSAYESEIYRAGLKAVPLGQFEAALALGMSRLQALRHVVVPQAARIALPPVTSDFIALFKDTSVCSVITVMELTKRYNILSLTTGRFFELAAVTAILYLVMSWPLALWVRRLERRLEPPGTGPAG from the coding sequence ATGCGCCACGCTGGCCGCGGCACTCGACGAACCCGCGGTGGGACTGGGGCGGCTGCGGAGCAGGGCACCATGAGCGCGGCGGCGCGGTGGAGGATGTCGGCCGGGCTCGCGCTCGCCGTGGTGGCGTGTGCCGGAGGCGCGGTGGCGGCCGAACTCGACGAGGTCCGTCGCCGTGGCGAGCTCGTGTGGGCCGCCGATCAGGAGGGAGGCGGGCCCCACGTCTTCCCCGCGGCCGACGATCCCCGCCGGCTGACCGGCTTCGAGGTCGAGTTGGCCGGCATGATCGCCGAACGTCTCGGCGTCAAGGCACGGTTCCAGCAGGGGGCTTGGGACCGCTTGCCGCTGCTGCTCGGCGGCGTCGCCGACTGCGTGATCAACGGCATCGAATCGACCCCGGTGCGGCGGCGTGACTACGGCTGCTCGCGCCCCTACTTCGCCTACGCCCTGCAGATCGTCGCCCGGCGCGACGGCGCACTCCTGACCCCGGAGATGCTGGTGGCCCCAGGGCCGCGCGGTCCATGGCAGGTCGGCGTGCTGTCGGCATCGGCCGCCGAGACCGAGATGCGTGGCCGGGATCCCGCGGCGGTGTTCGTCCGCTCGTTCGAAGGGACGCTCGATTCGCTCGAGCAGGTCCGGGGCGGCGTCCTCGACGCGGCCGTTCTCGACGACTGTATCTTCACCTTTTACGCCGACCGGTTCCCCGACTTGCGGATGGTCGGCCGCCCGTTCAACGGCGGCGTCTACACCGTGCTCACCGCCCGCGACACCCCCGCCCTCGGCGCGGCGATCGACGAGGCCCTGGGAACCCTGGTCGCCGACGGCAGCCTCGAGGCGCTGTACGACCGCTGGCACCTCGGCGGGCGGCAGCAGATGCTCCTCATCCGTGACTCCGCAGACGTCGCACCGGCGGCCGTGCCGGAGTTCCGCGACCTGCTGCGGCGCGTGGTGCCGACGCTGCTCCAGGGGGCGGGGATGACGATCCTCCTCGCGGTCGTGTCGTTTCCGCTGGCGATCGTCGTCGGGCTCATGGTCGCCATCTGCCGGCAGTACGGGCCGCGCTGGCTCGACAGGACGCTGTCGGTGTACGTCGAGATCCTCCGCGGCACGCCGTTGATGCTGCAGTTGTACGCGATCTTCTTCCTCCTCCCGCGGGTGCCGTGGATCGGTGTCCAGCTCCCGCCACTGGTCTCGGCCGTCCTCGGACTGGCGCTCAACTACTCGGCCTACGAGTCGGAGATCTACCGCGCCGGGCTCAAGGCGGTCCCGCTCGGCCAGTTCGAGGCGGCGCTGGCACTGGGGATGTCGCGCCTCCAGGCGCTGCGGCACGTGGTGGTACCGCAGGCGGCGCGGATCGCCCTGCCGCCGGTGACGAGCGACTTCATCGCGCTGTTCAAGGACACGAGCGTCTGCTCGGTGATCACCGTGATGGAGCTCACGAAACGCTACAACATCCTCTCGCTGACCACGGGGCGGTTCTTCGAGCTGGCTGCGGTGACCGCGATCCTCTACCTGGTGATGAGCTGGCCGCTGGCGCTGTGGGTCCGGCGCCTCGAGCGCCGGCTGGAGCCGCCGGGAACCGGCCCGGCAGGATGA
- a CDS encoding GTPase domain-containing protein, which produces MSGPNDASPPPAGSHAAWAGIVVPLAAEVERLIPLAATLGVADPAASAWHGQLFGKLVPQLARPPVLVVAVGGGTNTGKSLVVNSIAGAAVSRSTPEAARTRHPLASLPAGMAATDDIGGLFPGFVPRRWESDADPITASRLPGEAEDILVWKEDTTGRQPAGVVLLDTPDIDGTLRDNWHRAELVRNAADVIVAVLTQQKYNDAAVRDFFRPAATAGKTLIVVFNMVDWPRQRERIAGWLATFRAETGSDPIAVYAAPYDPAAADRNAISFHPLPECTSGDDRTAPEHLTGTEVIAALAAGDIDRIKLKALSGALAVVLDPVAGVEGWLEAYSASARAWQASRQRLADAAHVEVTLPPAPREIVWNEIWTWLEPRRSRFDLAVSGVYRLAGRGVASAARGIGLRRDSAERREDFAAEELAALKRALGGFVERLDDACRTDERLAGVLAPRLVGADRTAWFADLQARHAALPVISDAYRAFVRAELDRFARDNPATVRWILAALNAGAVARPAITVGLGLAGAAVVPAAAATAGSLSTLVHTAGDVVVGTAATLAGEGALGLTAAGLKPLVERLFAGWSMERSGVLADSIHDVVLGDVLTELDRLASAGSRPEPERIRRLLAAARELA; this is translated from the coding sequence ATGTCAGGACCGAACGACGCATCTCCCCCGCCGGCAGGGTCGCACGCAGCATGGGCCGGCATCGTCGTGCCGCTGGCGGCGGAAGTCGAGCGTTTGATCCCGCTGGCCGCGACGCTCGGGGTGGCCGATCCCGCCGCCTCCGCTTGGCACGGCCAGCTGTTCGGCAAGCTCGTGCCGCAACTCGCGCGCCCGCCGGTGCTGGTCGTCGCGGTCGGCGGCGGGACCAACACCGGCAAGAGCCTCGTGGTCAATTCGATCGCCGGTGCCGCCGTCAGCCGCTCCACTCCCGAAGCCGCCCGGACACGCCATCCGCTCGCCAGCCTCCCGGCCGGGATGGCGGCGACCGACGACATCGGCGGTCTGTTTCCCGGCTTCGTGCCGCGCCGGTGGGAGTCCGATGCCGATCCGATCACCGCATCCCGACTACCGGGCGAGGCCGAGGACATCCTCGTCTGGAAGGAAGACACCACCGGTCGTCAGCCTGCCGGCGTCGTGCTCCTCGACACGCCCGACATCGACGGCACGCTCCGCGACAACTGGCACCGTGCCGAGTTGGTCCGCAACGCCGCCGACGTGATCGTCGCGGTGCTCACGCAGCAGAAATACAACGACGCTGCGGTGCGCGACTTCTTCCGTCCCGCGGCGACCGCCGGCAAGACGCTGATCGTGGTTTTCAACATGGTCGATTGGCCCCGTCAGCGCGAGCGCATCGCCGGCTGGCTCGCGACGTTCCGCGCCGAGACGGGGAGCGACCCGATCGCCGTCTACGCCGCCCCCTACGACCCCGCCGCCGCCGACCGAAACGCGATCAGCTTTCATCCCCTGCCCGAGTGCACTTCCGGGGATGACCGAACTGCCCCGGAGCACCTCACGGGTACCGAGGTGATCGCCGCACTCGCCGCCGGCGACATCGACCGCATCAAGCTCAAGGCGCTGTCGGGGGCACTGGCCGTGGTCCTCGATCCGGTCGCGGGGGTCGAGGGGTGGCTCGAGGCATACTCGGCCAGTGCCCGGGCCTGGCAGGCGTCGCGGCAGCGTCTCGCCGATGCCGCCCACGTCGAGGTGACGCTTCCCCCGGCGCCGCGCGAGATCGTCTGGAACGAGATTTGGACGTGGCTCGAACCGCGCCGCAGCCGTTTCGACCTCGCCGTCAGCGGCGTCTACAGGCTCGCCGGTCGCGGAGTCGCCTCGGCGGCCCGCGGCATCGGGCTGCGGCGCGACTCCGCCGAGCGCCGCGAGGACTTCGCCGCCGAGGAACTGGCCGCGCTCAAGCGGGCGCTGGGTGGATTCGTCGAGCGGCTCGACGACGCCTGCCGCACCGACGAGCGCCTCGCCGGTGTCCTCGCACCACGGCTGGTGGGGGCCGACCGGACGGCCTGGTTCGCCGACCTTCAGGCCCGCCATGCGGCGCTGCCGGTGATCTCCGACGCCTACCGCGCGTTCGTCCGCGCCGAGCTCGACCGCTTCGCACGCGACAACCCCGCGACGGTCCGTTGGATCCTCGCGGCCCTCAATGCCGGAGCCGTGGCCCGGCCGGCGATCACCGTCGGCCTCGGGCTGGCGGGGGCCGCCGTCGTGCCCGCCGCGGCGGCGACCGCCGGGAGCCTGTCGACGCTGGTCCACACCGCCGGCGACGTCGTCGTCGGCACCGCGGCGACCCTCGCCGGTGAGGGGGCCCTCGGTTTGACGGCCGCCGGGCTCAAGCCGCTGGTCGAGCGTCTCTTCGCCGGCTGGTCGATGGAGCGCTCTGGCGTCCTCGCCGACAGCATCCACGACGTCGTCCTCGGCGACGTTCTGACCGAGCTCGACCGCCTCGCTTCGGCCGGATCCCGTCCCGAGCCGGAGCGGATCCGGCGCTTGCTCGCTGCCGCCCGGGAGTTGGCCTGA
- a CDS encoding MBL fold metallo-hydrolase → MLQRRPLFPGVIEMNHQAGWRIGCNVYLVHDEREWLLVDVGYEETVDEIVEMIRQLDFPLSACSGLVATHADVDHIQGFAKARSILKAPVIAHRAAVETLESGDRVRTFAEIAAQNVHLPMPPVKVDTTVDDGDTITLGTRTLEVWHTPGHTDSQLALRLGDLLLSGDNIFRDGSVGAIDAHHGSDIEAFIRSLEQIAGSDVAWLLPSHGPIFRKDDRLLAATIERLRGYLRLADFGTCATHWPLLDEWDRELAEWQAP, encoded by the coding sequence ATGCTCCAGCGCCGTCCGCTGTTTCCCGGCGTGATCGAAATGAACCACCAGGCCGGGTGGCGGATCGGCTGCAACGTCTATCTGGTCCACGACGAACGGGAATGGCTGCTGGTCGACGTCGGCTACGAGGAGACGGTGGACGAGATCGTAGAGATGATCCGCCAACTCGACTTTCCCCTCTCGGCCTGCTCCGGGCTGGTCGCCACCCACGCCGACGTCGACCACATCCAGGGGTTCGCCAAGGCCCGGTCGATCCTCAAGGCGCCGGTGATCGCCCACCGCGCGGCGGTGGAGACGCTCGAGTCGGGAGACCGGGTGCGGACGTTCGCCGAGATCGCCGCGCAAAACGTCCATCTGCCGATGCCGCCGGTAAAGGTCGACACGACCGTCGACGACGGCGACACGATCACTCTGGGAACACGGACCCTCGAGGTCTGGCACACCCCCGGCCACACCGACAGTCAGCTGGCCCTGCGGCTCGGCGACCTGCTGCTCTCGGGCGACAACATCTTCCGGGACGGATCGGTCGGGGCGATCGACGCCCACCATGGGAGCGACATCGAAGCCTTCATCCGCTCCCTGGAGCAGATTGCCGGCAGCGACGTCGCCTGGTTGCTCCCCAGCCACGGGCCGATCTTCCGCAAGGACGACCGGCTGCTGGCGGCGACGATCGAACGGCTGCGGGGCTACCTGCGGCTGGCCGACTTCGGCACCTGCGCGACCCACTGGCCTCTGCTCGACGAATGGGACCGGGAACTGGCCGAGTGGCAGGCGCCCTGA
- a CDS encoding calmodulin-binding protein produces MLRRRWMVAVCAGLLGLGVMRSGAAQQPFSGGQRAFGQQWGQTAATPDWNRFYHYPYVWYPQNFYADGYMKSSNDLYYRYPQEMRVPVYNRAWQNYYPKSRKYYQGHHFNLDVF; encoded by the coding sequence ATGCTGCGGCGGCGTTGGATGGTGGCGGTCTGCGCGGGTTTATTGGGCCTTGGCGTCATGCGGTCGGGCGCCGCACAGCAGCCCTTCTCGGGCGGGCAGCGGGCCTTCGGCCAGCAGTGGGGGCAGACAGCTGCGACCCCTGACTGGAACCGCTTCTACCACTACCCCTATGTCTGGTATCCGCAGAACTTCTACGCCGACGGCTACATGAAGAGCTCCAACGACCTCTACTACCGCTACCCGCAGGAGATGCGGGTTCCGGTCTACAACCGCGCCTGGCAAAACTACTATCCGAAGAGCAGGAAGTACTACCAGGGCCATCACTTCAATCTCGACGTGTTCTGA
- a CDS encoding PEP-CTERM sorting domain-containing protein: MPLDGPSASGWLERPWCSHRGCRLSGPQTPSVPQLCIRHLCDIRVLMFFQKGLISSFGMCASVSRMLPGSFLWSIVSLAVAWQAGPASAQSTYTWTGGGANGLWSNAANWVTTGNPSPPATAQNYVLAGTTRLTGTTGNRTGASLTFAAAAGPFMINPASAVPLTSFTLAGPIANLSSSVQTINTGVSLTGIGGQVLDTGSNGVSVTVFNQFVGGQRLGVIGSGRAVFNATNTNPQMTVASGATISGTGRLNSIDIRSGGTLTPGGTAATSYGTMTLGSVNTSNGSFIVSGGTASTIAMGISGTSRGTSYDSLLVNGTGNQYGGGLLALTFDNSTKYDVGTTFDLFQFPVVSPSGNLGAIQVNGGPYDGLAFSGPTDGVWVSSANTDGQYLVFSQLTGDLVVVPEPSTLVFAGIGAAVSGWSLRRRHRGRKGRSPMVSSGFII; encoded by the coding sequence ATGCCCCTCGACGGTCCGTCTGCCAGCGGCTGGCTGGAGAGACCTTGGTGCAGCCATCGTGGCTGCCGACTGAGTGGGCCCCAGACTCCGTCAGTCCCCCAGCTTTGCATCCGACACCTCTGTGATATTAGGGTTCTCATGTTCTTCCAAAAAGGCTTGATTTCCTCGTTCGGTATGTGTGCCAGCGTCAGCCGGATGCTGCCGGGATCGTTTCTGTGGAGCATCGTGTCGCTGGCGGTCGCGTGGCAGGCGGGGCCGGCGTCGGCCCAATCCACCTACACCTGGACGGGTGGCGGTGCGAACGGCCTGTGGTCGAATGCGGCGAACTGGGTGACAACCGGCAACCCTTCCCCGCCGGCCACCGCACAGAATTACGTCCTCGCCGGGACGACCCGGCTGACGGGCACGACAGGCAACCGGACGGGAGCGTCGTTGACGTTCGCCGCCGCCGCCGGGCCGTTCATGATCAACCCCGCTTCAGCCGTGCCGCTGACATCGTTCACTTTGGCCGGGCCGATCGCCAACCTCTCGTCCAGCGTCCAGACAATCAACACCGGCGTTTCTCTCACCGGTATTGGCGGGCAAGTCCTCGACACCGGGTCGAATGGGGTCAGTGTGACGGTGTTCAATCAGTTCGTCGGCGGACAGCGTCTCGGCGTCATCGGCAGCGGCCGGGCCGTGTTCAACGCCACCAATACCAACCCGCAGATGACGGTCGCCTCGGGAGCGACGATCTCGGGAACGGGAAGACTCAACTCCATCGACATCCGATCCGGCGGCACGCTCACGCCCGGCGGCACGGCCGCGACGTCGTACGGCACGATGACGCTCGGCAGCGTCAATACCAGCAACGGAAGTTTCATCGTCTCGGGGGGCACGGCCTCGACGATCGCGATGGGTATTTCCGGGACGTCGCGGGGCACGAGCTACGACTCTCTCCTCGTCAACGGCACCGGTAACCAGTACGGTGGCGGTCTCCTCGCGTTGACTTTCGACAACTCGACGAAATACGACGTGGGCACGACGTTCGACCTGTTCCAGTTCCCTGTTGTAAGCCCGTCGGGAAATCTGGGCGCGATCCAGGTGAACGGCGGCCCGTACGACGGCCTGGCCTTCAGCGGCCCGACCGACGGCGTGTGGGTGAGCTCGGCCAATACGGATGGCCAGTACCTGGTGTTCTCGCAACTGACCGGCGACCTCGTCGTGGTTCCCGAGCCGTCGACGTTGGTTTTTGCCGGGATCGGAGCGGCGGTGTCGGGGTGGTCGTTGCGGCGGCGTCACCGTGGTCGCAAGGGACGGTCGCCGATGGTGTCATCCGGGTTCATCATCTGA